From Hominilimicola fabiformis, a single genomic window includes:
- a CDS encoding InlB B-repeat-containing protein encodes MKKFLSLVTAIVMTVSLCIMPVYAQTYEEAAADAQNAEINYNRSVPLEVKGNKIVKQGTDEMVVLRGVNVPSMDWGMAEHLFESMTMVYDSWGANLIRLPINPKYWKNGSIWDEKNLTKEQYQKYIDDMVKAAQARGKYIILDCHRYVMPQQDDLDMWKELAVKYGNNSAVLFGLLNEPHDIKPVGVEKPTTVEQWDVWYNGGQIIVGGEEVTAIGHQQLLNEIRKQGANNICIAGGLNWAFDISGFADGYNERPNGYRLIDTAEGHGVMYDSHAYPVKGAKTAWDTIIGPVRRVAPVIIGEWGWDSSDKNISGGDCTSDIWMNQIMNWMDDTDNQYDGIPVNWTAWNLHMSSSPKMLYSWDYKTTAYNGTHIKNRLLSYNTAPEKLDGVYSTDFSTDDVFRSYTAPSGKASIKYSDESENVAITPEAANWYATLNFPFDWDLNGIQTITMDISAATAGSVNIGLYGSDMEVWTKAVDVNTDVQTVTIGINELVKQGNPQTDGKLDAALSGIYFGAATADTGSITIDNVKIVKLATPVYTANTYPHKDMGEESYIDIDTTGFKKQTTAWNSKFTGTTMQITDANVLNINGETTKTKCVTYTRDATDTEGCRAKFDLNTVPSMNAKYFTIDIKCNGIAQKLTVSLSGLAYITVNMAEDDTDWHQYIYSLEGNVEYPEDITYVQISADTRTTAEFYIDNIGFSNTKPKRLIPYPEKTFVYDFATYNKNTTKYEAAISTESGSEGDTIVATKEEGGLGFDSKALEVKYSRNGNIPSKAKVVYSPNDFFKGNVNDDERTANRATLKTDMEYMTDFVFYGKSTSGKNEKINVGVIDAASAMTTYTDTKEFTLTTEWKQFRVPFDEFKILDGGSNLDCARVRGFIFSSAENSGEGSFMIDNITHTSIKGDIEWGLPTPTPEPTPTPLPDPVTVTTAEQLAAITSTEGNIILGADIDLGTTGFTTKSVTHLDLNGHTLTSSGPFVVDPRHEITIVDTGSTKGAIINTGTTQTSYGIRGTTEAATINIDGAEIDAGGQAILINVAGRKCNIKDAVINGGSYAINVGTNGGEINIDNALINNKADYKGYALYLQGGIAIIDDGTFGYNGTTNTLLVARSSELTINGGTFTNPNSGRGAIVTDKQFVGTVTINGGVFENTNAGGYSILDSNEGYQSIDAETSEIIASPVININDGTFKSAIGKTKPTNSSATEISIKGGQFAADPTVLYPNCIDTDIYSITKVAEGKYVVTEKGVEPTPEPTPEPVAKIVSSIEEINTLTASDDYVKLGADIDLGTSSIKTKCAMRLDLNGHTLSGGGSTVIEAMYNLTVVDTGTTKGTIKNVNTSTSYGIKFAVKDAVLTIDGAKVEAMSQAIMLSGTGSILHLKDSVINGNSYAVNLSNGTINIENTVINDDSEYKGYALSVANGTAVINSGIFNYNGNMSSITFSGSSEITINGGTFKNSVSKRGAINTVKGFSGTLTINGGTFENTAENNGYSILDGDEATTETVPVINITGGTFKSTIGATKPANTTTVITISGGTYSFDPTNYVTDTETYRVIDNGDGTYKVAPNSQVYSVTLNACGGSEVMVEDFEEENIPDNGIELPIPTKAGYKFDGWYTEENNGSQVNGITKDNLSDIFRNEATVTLYAHWTLLNYTITYEGLNDATNTNPSNYTVETEAITLAAPGTRKGYTFGGWYTDVEYQNKIEIIEQGTTGNKILYAKWDEIASGSITASFVSTGTIPSDIVQGTINVAEKAYENDEVSFTVTLPKGYTLENVLCTADGENLNTITEENGSYTFIMPGKNVTITVNVRPIQYTINLDLQEGTGTTTTIYGSVENLPVLPNDNPEKQGYNFKGWFDAPTKGTVITMDNLNTASNMLALFGNNTELTIYAQYTEVGNFVVIYSAVGADEETIPTDNTQYNIAETSIIKIPNQEPKKLGYTFEGWKTGTDDTVYKYGTQNDTYTVPNDISGAITFIAQWSINEYKITYELNGGINAENAPVSYTIETDTITLPVPTKDGYNFEGWYTDAAFENAVAAIAKGSVGDMVLYAKWSEKDMAVYKINSYEKGNVSVRKRTDTDDSSSVVIVAFYKTLNNNSVLIKTSIAEIGAIEKGDDISKTVEEPEDYSYAKVFMWNDLNGMMPRCNSLKMDK; translated from the coding sequence ATGAAAAAATTCTTAAGTCTTGTAACGGCTATTGTAATGACAGTGTCGCTTTGCATTATGCCTGTTTATGCACAGACATATGAGGAAGCTGCAGCAGACGCTCAAAATGCGGAAATTAACTATAATCGTTCTGTGCCTCTTGAGGTCAAGGGAAATAAAATAGTTAAGCAGGGAACAGATGAAATGGTAGTTCTTCGTGGTGTAAATGTTCCGAGTATGGACTGGGGTATGGCAGAACATCTATTTGAGTCTATGACAATGGTCTATGATAGCTGGGGAGCTAATCTGATACGTCTGCCAATAAATCCTAAATATTGGAAAAACGGCAGCATATGGGACGAAAAAAACTTAACAAAGGAACAATATCAGAAATATATTGATGATATGGTTAAAGCCGCACAGGCGAGAGGCAAGTATATAATTCTTGATTGTCACAGATATGTTATGCCACAACAAGACGATCTTGATATGTGGAAAGAACTTGCTGTTAAGTACGGCAATAACAGTGCGGTACTTTTCGGTCTTTTGAATGAACCACATGATATAAAACCGGTAGGAGTTGAAAAACCAACTACAGTGGAACAATGGGACGTGTGGTATAATGGCGGACAAATTATAGTTGGTGGTGAAGAAGTAACTGCTATAGGTCATCAACAACTTCTAAACGAAATTCGCAAACAAGGTGCAAATAATATCTGTATAGCCGGCGGTCTGAACTGGGCATTTGATATAAGCGGTTTTGCTGATGGCTATAATGAACGCCCAAATGGATATAGACTAATAGATACGGCGGAAGGCCATGGTGTTATGTATGACTCTCACGCATATCCGGTTAAGGGTGCAAAAACCGCATGGGATACGATAATAGGTCCGGTAAGACGTGTTGCACCGGTGATTATAGGTGAATGGGGATGGGACTCATCCGACAAGAACATATCGGGCGGAGACTGCACAAGCGATATATGGATGAATCAGATTATGAACTGGATGGACGATACTGACAATCAGTATGACGGAATTCCTGTAAACTGGACAGCATGGAATCTGCATATGAGTTCATCGCCGAAAATGCTCTATTCATGGGATTATAAGACTACGGCATATAACGGTACTCATATAAAGAATCGCTTACTTTCATACAACACTGCACCGGAAAAGCTTGACGGTGTATATTCAACAGATTTCAGCACAGACGATGTATTCAGAAGCTATACTGCTCCATCGGGTAAGGCTTCGATTAAATATTCTGATGAAAGCGAAAATGTAGCGATAACACCTGAGGCGGCGAACTGGTATGCAACACTGAATTTCCCGTTTGATTGGGATTTAAATGGAATTCAGACAATAACAATGGATATTTCCGCAGCAACTGCTGGAAGTGTAAATATAGGTCTTTATGGTTCTGATATGGAAGTATGGACTAAAGCTGTAGATGTAAACACAGACGTTCAAACAGTAACAATAGGCATAAATGAGCTTGTGAAACAGGGTAATCCGCAGACTGACGGTAAGCTTGACGCCGCTCTTTCCGGCATATATTTTGGAGCCGCTACGGCAGATACGGGATCTATAACTATTGATAATGTAAAAATTGTAAAACTCGCTACACCTGTTTATACTGCCAATACATATCCTCATAAGGATATGGGAGAGGAAAGCTATATTGATATAGATACGACTGGCTTTAAAAAACAGACTACGGCGTGGAATTCCAAATTTACGGGAACAACAATGCAAATTACAGATGCGAATGTCTTAAACATAAATGGTGAGACAACAAAAACAAAATGTGTGACATATACAAGAGATGCAACTGATACTGAGGGTTGCAGAGCAAAATTTGACCTTAATACTGTTCCGTCTATGAATGCCAAGTATTTTACCATTGATATCAAATGTAATGGTATTGCACAGAAGCTGACAGTAAGTTTAAGTGGACTGGCATATATTACTGTAAATATGGCAGAGGACGATACTGATTGGCATCAATATATATACAGTTTAGAAGGTAATGTTGAATACCCTGAAGATATAACGTATGTTCAGATTTCAGCAGACACGCGAACAACTGCCGAATTTTATATTGATAATATTGGCTTCTCAAACACAAAGCCGAAACGTCTGATTCCGTATCCAGAAAAGACATTTGTTTATGATTTTGCTACTTATAATAAGAACACCACAAAATATGAGGCAGCAATATCCACAGAATCCGGAAGTGAGGGAGATACAATCGTTGCGACTAAAGAAGAAGGAGGGCTTGGATTTGATTCAAAAGCACTTGAGGTGAAATATTCAAGAAACGGAAACATACCGTCAAAGGCAAAGGTGGTTTATTCACCGAATGATTTCTTTAAAGGAAATGTAAATGACGATGAGCGTACTGCTAACCGTGCTACTTTAAAAACTGATATGGAATATATGACAGACTTTGTGTTTTATGGAAAATCTACAAGCGGCAAGAATGAAAAGATAAATGTTGGGGTGATTGACGCAGCAAGTGCGATGACTACTTATACAGACACTAAGGAATTCACTTTGACGACGGAGTGGAAACAATTTCGAGTTCCGTTTGATGAGTTTAAGATACTTGATGGAGGAAGCAATCTTGATTGTGCACGCGTAAGAGGTTTTATATTTTCTTCTGCTGAAAACAGTGGGGAAGGTTCATTCATGATTGATAATATAACTCATACAAGCATAAAAGGTGATATAGAATGGGGCTTACCAACTCCAACTCCTGAACCGACGCCTACTCCGCTACCGGACCCTGTAACTGTTACAACGGCAGAGCAGCTTGCAGCGATTACAAGCACTGAGGGAAATATAATTCTTGGAGCAGATATAGACCTTGGCACAACAGGCTTTACGACAAAAAGTGTGACACATCTTGACCTTAACGGTCATACATTGACATCTTCGGGACCGTTCGTAGTGGACCCAAGACACGAAATAACGATTGTTGACACAGGAAGCACCAAAGGTGCCATTATAAATACAGGTACAACGCAAACCTCTTATGGAATAAGAGGTACAACAGAAGCAGCGACAATAAATATTGACGGTGCAGAAATTGATGCGGGAGGTCAAGCGATATTGATTAATGTTGCAGGACGAAAGTGCAATATAAAGGACGCAGTAATTAACGGGGGCAGCTATGCCATAAACGTAGGAACGAACGGCGGTGAGATTAATATTGATAATGCTCTTATAAATAATAAAGCGGATTATAAAGGCTACGCACTTTATTTGCAGGGCGGTATTGCCATTATAGATGACGGAACATTTGGCTATAACGGAACCACAAACACTCTTCTTGTAGCACGTTCAAGTGAGTTGACAATTAATGGCGGCACATTCACAAATCCAAACAGTGGAAGAGGTGCTATAGTTACAGATAAACAATTTGTAGGTACTGTTACGATTAATGGAGGTGTTTTTGAGAATACAAATGCCGGAGGGTACAGTATCCTCGATAGCAATGAGGGCTATCAGTCTATAGACGCAGAAACAAGTGAGATTATAGCGTCACCGGTAATAAATATTAATGATGGAACATTCAAATCGGCAATAGGAAAAACAAAGCCAACAAACTCATCAGCAACTGAAATATCTATAAAAGGTGGGCAGTTTGCCGCAGACCCGACTGTGCTGTATCCAAATTGTATAGATACAGATATATATAGTATCACAAAGGTTGCCGAAGGCAAGTATGTTGTGACGGAAAAAGGAGTGGAACCAACACCGGAACCGACACCGGAGCCGGTAGCAAAAATTGTATCGAGTATTGAGGAAATTAACACTCTTACAGCGTCTGATGATTATGTAAAGTTGGGTGCAGATATTGATTTGGGAACATCAAGTATAAAGACAAAGTGTGCAATGCGTCTTGACCTTAATGGACATACATTGAGTGGAGGCGGCTCAACGGTCATAGAAGCAATGTATAACCTTACAGTTGTTGATACAGGTACAACAAAAGGCACAATCAAGAATGTTAATACATCAACTTCTTATGGTATAAAATTTGCAGTAAAAGATGCAGTTCTTACCATTGACGGAGCAAAAGTTGAGGCAATGAGTCAAGCGATAATGTTAAGCGGTACGGGTTCAATACTTCATTTAAAAGATTCTGTAATTAACGGAAATAGCTATGCGGTAAACCTTTCAAACGGTACTATAAATATTGAAAATACCGTTATAAATGATGATTCTGAATATAAGGGCTATGCTCTGTCAGTTGCCAATGGTACCGCGGTGATAAATAGTGGAATATTCAATTATAACGGGAATATGAGCAGTATTACCTTCTCGGGTTCAAGCGAAATTACAATAAATGGCGGAACTTTTAAGAATTCTGTTAGTAAAAGAGGTGCGATTAACACTGTAAAGGGCTTTTCCGGAACTCTTACAATAAACGGAGGCACTTTTGAAAATACCGCAGAGAATAACGGTTACAGTATTCTTGATGGTGATGAAGCCACTACAGAAACAGTGCCGGTAATAAATATCACGGGCGGAACGTTTAAATCTACTATTGGTGCGACAAAGCCCGCTAACACAACAACGGTCATCACTATTTCCGGCGGAACATATTCATTTGACCCGACAAACTATGTTACCGACACGGAAACATACAGAGTTATTGATAACGGCGATGGTACATACAAAGTAGCTCCGAATTCACAGGTGTATTCTGTCACACTTAATGCGTGCGGCGGAAGTGAAGTAATGGTTGAGGATTTTGAGGAAGAAAATATCCCTGATAATGGTATTGAACTTCCTATACCAACAAAAGCCGGATACAAATTTGACGGCTGGTACACTGAAGAAAACAATGGCAGTCAGGTTAATGGGATAACAAAAGACAATCTGTCTGACATCTTTAGAAACGAAGCAACAGTCACATTATATGCACACTGGACTCTGTTAAATTATACGATAACTTACGAGGGACTTAATGATGCAACAAACACCAATCCGTCAAACTATACGGTTGAAACTGAGGCAATAACTCTTGCCGCTCCCGGTACAAGAAAGGGATATACATTTGGCGGTTGGTACACTGATGTTGAATACCAAAACAAGATAGAAATAATCGAACAAGGCACGACGGGAAATAAAATATTATATGCAAAATGGGATGAAATAGCGTCAGGAAGTATTACCGCAAGCTTTGTATCAACGGGAACAATTCCGTCAGATATAGTACAAGGTACGATAAATGTGGCAGAAAAGGCATATGAAAATGATGAAGTTTCATTTACGGTTACGCTTCCTAAGGGATATACGTTGGAAAATGTTTTGTGTACTGCTGACGGAGAAAATTTAAACACTATTACAGAAGAAAATGGCAGCTATACATTCATAATGCCAGGTAAAAATGTTACGATAACAGTGAATGTACGTCCGATACAGTATACAATTAATCTGGATTTGCAAGAGGGTACAGGTACAACAACGACTATATACGGCAGTGTTGAAAATTTACCCGTTTTACCGAATGACAATCCGGAAAAACAAGGATATAACTTCAAGGGCTGGTTTGATGCACCGACAAAAGGAACTGTAATTACGATGGATAATCTTAATACCGCTTCAAATATGCTTGCACTGTTCGGAAATAATACAGAGCTTACAATTTATGCTCAGTATACAGAAGTGGGTAATTTTGTAGTTATATACTCTGCGGTAGGAGCGGATGAGGAAACAATTCCTACTGATAACACCCAATATAATATTGCGGAAACATCGATAATTAAAATTCCTAATCAAGAACCCAAAAAATTAGGATATACATTTGAAGGCTGGAAGACAGGCACTGATGACACGGTTTATAAATATGGTACACAGAATGACACATATACAGTCCCAAATGATATAAGCGGTGCTATTACATTTATTGCACAATGGTCAATAAATGAATATAAGATTACATATGAGCTTAATGGCGGAATAAATGCCGAAAATGCTCCTGTATCGTATACTATTGAAACAGATACGATAACATTGCCGGTTCCGACAAAGGATGGATATAACTTCGAGGGATGGTATACAGATGCTGCATTTGAAAATGCAGTTGCAGCTATTGCCAAAGGTTCCGTTGGTGATATGGTTTTATATGCAAAATGGTCGGAAAAAGATATGGCTGTATATAAGATAAACAGCTATGAAAAAGGGAATGTAAGCGTAAGAAAGCGTACAGACACAGATGATAGCTCAAGCGTTGTAATAGTTGCATTTTATAAAACATTAAACAATAATTCTGTCTTGATTAAGACGTCAATAGCCGAAATAGGAGCTATTGAAAAAGGTGATGATATATCAAAGACAGTGGAAGAACCGGAGGACTATTCTTATGCAAAAGTATTTATGTGGAATGACTTAAATGGAATGATGCCACGTTGTAATTCGCTGAAGATGGATAAATAA
- a CDS encoding type I phosphomannose isomerase catalytic subunit: MSELYPVRLIPVFKDYLWGGTKLKTVFNKKSELNILAESWELSANKDGQSIIANGKYQGYGLKEYIDIVGKEIVGTKGLALDDFPILIKFIDAKKNLSVQVHPDDEYATCHDGANAKTEMWYILDCNVGAYLYYGFKKDITKQEYQDAIRSNTITDVLNKVPVHKGDVFFIPAGTVHAIGAGILICEIQQNSNTTYRVYDYDRRDKDGNKRELHIREALESSNLKKSTYSNSVLDGDDIILTQCDYFTVRRLKVQNRVQLRIDKTSFHSLIITDGSGELYMGGEILKLNKGDSIFIPAQNNEYTVSGPCEIILSFL, encoded by the coding sequence GTGTCAGAACTTTATCCTGTTCGCCTTATTCCTGTTTTTAAGGATTATCTCTGGGGTGGAACAAAATTAAAAACTGTGTTTAATAAAAAATCAGAACTGAATATACTGGCAGAAAGTTGGGAACTATCGGCTAATAAGGACGGTCAAAGTATAATAGCCAATGGTAAATATCAAGGATATGGCTTGAAAGAGTACATAGATATAGTTGGAAAGGAAATTGTAGGTACAAAAGGTCTTGCCCTTGACGATTTTCCAATACTTATAAAGTTTATAGATGCAAAAAAGAATTTGTCTGTGCAGGTTCATCCCGATGACGAGTATGCCACTTGCCATGACGGTGCAAATGCTAAGACAGAAATGTGGTACATACTCGATTGCAATGTTGGTGCATATCTGTATTACGGATTTAAAAAAGATATTACAAAGCAGGAATATCAAGATGCAATCAGAAGCAATACAATAACAGATGTACTTAATAAGGTGCCTGTTCACAAAGGAGATGTATTTTTCATACCTGCGGGAACTGTACATGCGATAGGAGCGGGAATTCTTATATGTGAAATACAACAGAATTCCAATACGACTTATCGTGTATATGATTATGATAGACGCGATAAGGACGGGAATAAAAGAGAATTACATATTAGAGAAGCTCTTGAATCTTCAAATTTGAAAAAATCTACTTATTCAAATTCTGTGCTTGATGGTGATGATATTATTTTGACTCAATGTGATTATTTCACCGTTCGTCGACTGAAAGTACAAAATAGAGTGCAGCTTAGAATTGATAAAACAAGCTTTCATTCACTTATAATTACAGACGGAAGCGGGGAATTGTATATGGGTGGAGAGATTCTTAAACTGAATAAGGGAGATAGTATATTTATCCCCGCTCAAAATAATGAATATACTGTTAGCGGACCTTGTGAAATTATATTATCATTTTTATAA
- a CDS encoding ROK family protein gives MKYYIGIDLGGTNIAAGIVDKTGKIIAKDSVPTLNTRPIEAIMLDMTKLCKTLLDKSQMDINKIEAVGIGCPGTVDNKNGIISYSNNIPMKNVPMRKFMEKQLNISVNLENDANAAALGEYTANGHNASSYILITLGTGIGGGAVINSKIYRGFNGVGIEPGHMTLINGGERCTCGKHGCWETYGSVTALINQTKLKMTDNPDSLMHKISGKFGEVNGRVAFEAAKAGDRAGLEVVEKYTEYVADGITSVINIFEPEILVIGGGISKEGEYLLNPIRKFVEINEFNKYRPKTKIEIASLNNDAGIIGAALSANR, from the coding sequence ATGAAGTATTATATAGGAATAGATTTAGGTGGAACTAACATCGCTGCAGGAATTGTTGATAAAACAGGAAAAATTATTGCAAAGGATAGTGTTCCTACTTTGAATACACGTCCGATAGAAGCGATAATGCTTGATATGACTAAATTGTGTAAAACACTTTTAGATAAGTCGCAGATGGACATTAATAAGATTGAAGCAGTTGGCATTGGGTGCCCGGGAACGGTGGACAATAAAAATGGTATAATATCGTATTCAAATAATATCCCGATGAAGAATGTGCCAATGCGTAAATTTATGGAGAAACAGCTTAATATTTCAGTGAATCTTGAAAATGACGCAAATGCAGCTGCCTTGGGCGAATATACGGCAAATGGACATAATGCTTCAAGCTATATTCTGATAACACTTGGTACAGGTATAGGCGGTGGTGCAGTTATTAACAGTAAAATTTATAGAGGATTTAACGGTGTAGGAATAGAACCGGGACATATGACACTTATAAATGGTGGTGAAAGGTGTACTTGTGGGAAACACGGCTGCTGGGAAACATATGGTTCTGTAACTGCTCTCATAAATCAGACTAAATTAAAAATGACTGACAATCCGGACAGCTTAATGCATAAAATTTCGGGGAAATTCGGTGAAGTAAATGGCAGAGTGGCTTTTGAGGCGGCAAAAGCAGGTGATAGGGCAGGGTTGGAAGTGGTTGAGAAATATACAGAATATGTTGCTGACGGTATAACAAGTGTCATAAATATTTTTGAACCTGAGATTTTGGTTATTGGTGGCGGAATAAGTAAAGAAGGGGAATATCTTTTGAATCCAATCAGAAAATTTGTTGAAATAAATGAATTCAATAAATATAGACCAAAGACAAAAATTGAAATTGCATCTTTGAATAATGATGCAGGAATTATAGGTGCTGCCTTAAGTGCGAATAGATAA